The DNA sequence AACAAAGTGCGAGCACCATCAAGAAGCTATCACTGGAATTAGGAGGTAATGCTCCCTTCATTGTTTTCGATGATGCGGATGTTGATGCAGCCGTAAGTGGTGCTATTGCCGCTAAGTATCGCAATGCAGGTCAGACTTGTATTTGTGCCAACCGCATTTATGTACACGATAGTATTTATGAGGAGTTTGTCACTAAACTAAGCAAGGCTTCGGCAGCTTTGAAAGTAGGGAATGGATTGGAAGAAGGTGTAGATATTGGTCCTCTTATCAACAAAGCGGGCCTGGATAAAGTCCACCGTTTATTGGAAGATGCGAAGGCCAAAGGTGGCGAAATCCGCTGTGGTGGTAGCACTTGGGAGGAAAATGAACGTGTTTTCTTGCCCACCGTTATCGCACAGGCAAGCCCGGAGATGGACTTGCGGCGCGAAGAAATTTTTGGCCCTTTAGCACCCGTTTTTAAGTTTTCAACGGAACAGGAGGTCATTGATTTGGCCAACGACACCGAATATGGGCTGGCCAGTTATTTTTATGGCCGCGATTATGCCCGTATCTGGCGCGTTGCCGAAGCCCTGGAATACGGTATGGTAGGTATCAATACCGGCGCAATTTCTACGGCGGTAGCACCTTTCGGTGGAATCAAGGAAAGTGGTACCGGCCGGGAAGGCTCTCGCTACGGTATCGACGAATACCTGGAAATTAAATACCTCTGTTGGGGTGGGGTAGAAGCGTAAGGAACCATTCCTTTTTATGTAATACTTAAGTTGACTGTTGTATCTTGCAGGCCTAACAACCTACTATGATGAAGGCTCCTGAGGTCGCACCAAAACAAACTTTGACTTTTCCGTTTTCAAAAGAAACGGTTAACGTTATCCGTACTACCCTGCGAAACAATATCGACTTAACAGCAATTGCCGATAATAAAGCGAATGTTTTACTGAGTTTGAATGCTGTGATGATTGCCTTTATAGTGCCGCTGGCCATTTCTAATTTGGAAGTCATTTTTGAATACACCCTCTTCGTACCTCTTTTCTTTTTGGCAGCTACCTGCTTTGCCACCATCTATATTTCTACACTTGTGCTTGCTCCCTTTGATTTTGATACCTTCAACGAAGAACTCCCCGAAGGCATGGAGGCCAGTCCTTTTTTCTTTGGTACCGCCTACAATACGGATCTCACCGCCTATTACGAAAATCTATTACGTACTACGGAAAAGAAAAGCAGTGTACGACAGTTTCTGGCTCAAGATTTGTTCTTCATCGGTCGTCGGCTGGGACAAAAGATGCTGCTGATTCGACGCAGTTTTCAAATCTTCCGCATCGGTATTTTCTTGACGCTGCTGTCTACGGCCTTGGTGCTGATGCTTTGAGTAGAACAACTATACTATACCCGTTACTAAGTGGTCTGGGATATTCTCACTTGTCCTTTTTTGCTCTGACTGCGTTAAAAAGCCTCGCCGAAGCTTAGGCTTCGCCTACGTTTTTCGCCTTGGCAGAGCAAAAAATGACGTTGCGATAATATTCCCAAACCACTTAGTGCCGGGTATATTTACCGCCCGTTCAATTTCCAATCGTATTCTTTAAATGCTACAGCGGTGTCACTGGTCAATGCCGTATCGGTATAGCCATTGATATAATCGACCACTGAGCCGAAGTCGGAACCGTACCAGTCAAAAATCTTTGACAATTCGATACGCTTGGCGGTAATGGTGTTGTAGTTGGTGTTGTTGATGAACTTTCGGGTAAGGCGCTGCAAAGTGCTGTTTAAGTTGTCAGCCGTAAAGGCGCGATTGTGTAATGGCGGGCAAGAAGCTGCTGCACAGTTGACGGCAAAATGGATACGCGCATCACCGTAACGTGGCCTAAGAATATCGTTCTCAATTTGGTTGAGAGAATAAGTTTGACCTCCAATTTTTATCCATTTCGTTGCCCAAGGATTACCCCCATCGATATCTTTGATACTGCCCACTGGATAGTGGTTGATGATCAGCTTGATGGTGTATGCATTGTAGGCGTTGATCCAATAAGCCATGGCCGTATTGCGGTTCCAGCTGCCTTGTGGCGGATATTGTTCCAATTCTGCCAGGTACTCGTTTAGTGGGGCGGGATTCGCTTTGATGTTGCGATAATTTACCTGGCCGGAGCTGCTTACATTGCTTTGCAAAAAGGCATCCCAGCCGCTGTGGTCGGGTGCTGTTTTCGTTTCGGCTACAGGAACGGGAGGTGCTTCTTCTACTACTTTTGGGCCGCTTGGCGGTGTAGATACGGTGGCTGTTGAAGCTTCCGTTATGGTCGGGCCTTGAGGCGCTTGTGCTTTTGGAAGTTCCTGTTGAGCCATTTCTTTCAGCACCACATTTGGAGCTACCTCAGCCCGAGGTTGAATGGTACTGGGTGCTGATTTCGTCTCCACAGCAACGGTTCGAGGGCGAGGTTCAGCCATGTTCGGCGAAGCTTCTTCGGTATTCGTCACCGGCGTAGCATTAGCGGGTGAAGTTTCCGCTATTTGTTCAGCGGTAACAGTTTCTGTAGTCGCCTGACTATCAGTTGGTGTAGGTCCACAGCTTACGATAAAAAAGAGGAGAGATAAAAAAGATAGTGTTCGCATGATAGGTAGCGTATAATTTTTTCAATAAAACTGATCGAAACGGCAATAAGTTGTTCTCCTTTAACAGACTTGTTCTATCGCGGACAGTTTTTTCGCTCTTTTGGGGCGTACTGTTGTTCTTAGGCACTCTCCTTAGGGGCGGGTTTTATACCCACCCTAAGGAGAGTGCCTGACCATACCAAGTACCATTTATCCGAAACTACTCCTTCACAATTTTTGTCACCCGCTGTTCGTGACCATTTTTACTCCGCAGGAAATAAATTCCAGCAGGATAATTTCGCAAATCAATAGCAACGAAATTTCTTCCAGCGTTGAGTGAAGTGCTGTTTTGGGCAACTATTTGCCCTTGGGTATTGACGAGTTGCCATTGTAAATTAGTGGGTCGATTACTGTAATATTCGGTCGTAACCTGCTCCTTCGCCGGATTGGGGAATACCCGCGTTAGCTGAAAACCAATGCCTTGTCTTTCTAGCAGGATAATGTCTGAATACTGAAAACTGCCATCCAGATCAACCGTTTTAATGCGGTAGTACGCCTTGGGCAGGGGATAAACGTCTGACCACTCGTATTTTACTTCTTGCTGACTGTCACCGGCGGCAGGCGTAGTACCTATTTGCTCCCAGGTAGGTTCATCTGGTAGTAAGCGCTCAATCTGGTGGTACTTGGTGTTTTCTTCCAGGCTACTGGCCCAGCTTAATAGGTTGATCTTATCCAGTGTTGATCCCCGGAAA is a window from the Lewinella sp. LCG006 genome containing:
- a CDS encoding Pycsar system effector family protein, with translation MMKAPEVAPKQTLTFPFSKETVNVIRTTLRNNIDLTAIADNKANVLLSLNAVMIAFIVPLAISNLEVIFEYTLFVPLFFLAATCFATIYISTLVLAPFDFDTFNEELPEGMEASPFFFGTAYNTDLTAYYENLLRTTEKKSSVRQFLAQDLFFIGRRLGQKMLLIRRSFQIFRIGIFLTLLSTALVLML
- a CDS encoding NAD-dependent succinate-semialdehyde dehydrogenase; protein product: MQLQNTSLLRNQAFINGEWIDADNRETFSVVNPLNHTIIGAVPALGAAETERAIAAAAEAFTTWRSFTAYKRSKILRRWFDLQIAHLDDLATILTTEQGKPLAEAKGEIKYGASFVEWFSEEARRIYGDVIPADNNSQRITVIKQPVGVVGAITPWNFPNAMITRKVAPALAAGCTVVIKPAEDTPLSALALAVLAEEAGFPKGVFNVITTEDAATVGETLTKSEIVRKISFTGSTKVGKILMKQSASTIKKLSLELGGNAPFIVFDDADVDAAVSGAIAAKYRNAGQTCICANRIYVHDSIYEEFVTKLSKASAALKVGNGLEEGVDIGPLINKAGLDKVHRLLEDAKAKGGEIRCGGSTWEENERVFLPTVIAQASPEMDLRREEIFGPLAPVFKFSTEQEVIDLANDTEYGLASYFYGRDYARIWRVAEALEYGMVGINTGAISTAVAPFGGIKESGTGREGSRYGIDEYLEIKYLCWGGVEA
- a CDS encoding DUF547 domain-containing protein, which gives rise to MRTLSFLSLLFFIVSCGPTPTDSQATTETVTAEQIAETSPANATPVTNTEEASPNMAEPRPRTVAVETKSAPSTIQPRAEVAPNVVLKEMAQQELPKAQAPQGPTITEASTATVSTPPSGPKVVEEAPPVPVAETKTAPDHSGWDAFLQSNVSSSGQVNYRNIKANPAPLNEYLAELEQYPPQGSWNRNTAMAYWINAYNAYTIKLIINHYPVGSIKDIDGGNPWATKWIKIGGQTYSLNQIENDILRPRYGDARIHFAVNCAAASCPPLHNRAFTADNLNSTLQRLTRKFINNTNYNTITAKRIELSKIFDWYGSDFGSVVDYINGYTDTALTSDTAVAFKEYDWKLNGR